A single Lolium perenne isolate Kyuss_39 chromosome 6, Kyuss_2.0, whole genome shotgun sequence DNA region contains:
- the LOC127307606 gene encoding ultraviolet-B receptor UVR8, whose protein sequence is MLHLLRARRPSASCLRRRFLSALAAGGAPHPPRSGAVYGFGDNSHGAVGQPAPAADVYVPTPVPSLPPSVASVAAGHYHSLAVSAAGEVWAWGRNDEGQLGRGLHAPRNTWSNPEQVRGLENVQVRAVSASGVVSAAIGCDGSLWVWGRSKRGQLGLGKDIVEAAVPSRVEALACHDVVKVSFGWGHAMALTKDGGLFGWGYSETGRLGEMGQSTQIPSPQEYIDKSGDKYSSSMLEAVEKMVAEKIRSEDNMPIIWEPSLVREATDLEVSDVSCGLDHSLILFSNGTVLSGGDNTYGQLGRMSGLSKFLPIDISYNPFSVSASAGHSLALCHVSTKSNANVETGILSWGWNCSSQLGRPGQEDTPGLVDYLLGEKPVSAAAGRVHSIVLMSNGEVWAWGSGRNGRLGLGSSMDEAEPCLIDNLEGLEVIQVAAGMDHNLILVE, encoded by the exons ATGCTTCACCTCCTCCGCGCGCGGCGCCCCTCCGCTTCCTGCCTCCGCCGCCGGTTCCTCTCCGCGCTCGCCGCGGGCGGGGCGCCCCATCCGCCGCGCTCCGGGGCGGTGTACGGGTTCGGCGACAACAGCCACGGAGCGGTGGGCCAGCCTGCTCCGGCCGCGGACGTGTACGTCCCCACGCCCGTGCCCTCCCTCCCGCCGTCCGTCGCCTCGGTCGCAGCCGGACACTACCACTCCCTCGCCGTCTCCGCGGCCGGGGAGGTCTGGGCATGGGGGCGCAACGACGAGGGCCAGCTCGGCCGCGGGCTCCACGCACCGAG GAATACATGGAGCAACCCAGAACAGGTGAGGGGACTGGAGAATGTTCAAGTTCGAGCTGTATCCGCTTCAGGAGTTGTTTCAGCAGCAATTGGATGTGATGGCTCTTTATGGGTTTGGGGGAGATCAAAGCGTGGCCAACTTGGCCTTGGCAAGGACATTGTGGAAGCTGCAGTGCCTTCTAGAGTGGAGGCACTTGCTTGTCATGATGTTGTTAAG GTATCATTTGGATGGGGACATGCCATGGCATTGACAAAAGATGGAGGGCTATTTGGTTGGGGTTATTCAGAGACTGGAAGATTAGGAGAAATGGGCCAAAGTACCCAGATACCATCTCCACAAGAATACATTGACAAATCAGGGGATAAGTATTCTAGTTCAATGCTAGAGGCTGTTGAAAAGATGGTCGCTGAGAAAATTCGGAGTGAAGACAATATGCCCATCATCTGGGAACCTTCTCTTGTTCGTGAAGCTACTGATCTTGAGGTGTCTGATGTTTCATGTGGGCTTGATCATTCCCTGATTCTCTTCT CTAATGGTACTGTACTGAGTGGTGGAGACAACACTTATGGACAACTTGGTAGGATGTCAGGCTTGTCCAAATTTCTCCCTATCGACATAAGCTACAATCCATTCTCTGTGTCAGCAAGTGCTGGACACTCTCTTGCACTGTGCCATGTATCAACCAAAAGCAATGCCAATGTTGAAACTGGTATCCTCTCATGGGGATGGAACTGCAGCTCCCAACTCGGACGACCTGGCCAGGAGGACACCCCAGGATTAGTCGACTATCTGCTTGGTGAGAAGCCAGTATCAGCAGCAGCTGGCCGGGTGCATTCCATTGTTCTCATGTCGAACGGAGAAGTTTGGGCATGGGGATCTGGCCGAAATGGCAGGCTAGGTTTGGGCAGCTCAATGGATGAGGCAGAGCCTTGTCTCATCGATAATCTGGAAGGATTAGAGGTCATACAAGTGGCTGCGGGGATGGATCATAATCTCATCTTGGTTGAATAG
- the LOC127307607 gene encoding chlorophyll a-b binding protein 8, chloroplastic, whose protein sequence is MAAQGLLSGRQLLGRPLQSSISRSSSSRKSSFIVRASSSPPAKQGDRQLWFASKQSLTYLDGTLPGDFGFDPLGLSDPEGTGGFIEPRWLAYGEIFNGRTAMMGVVGMIAPEALGKVGLVPSETAIPWFQAGAIPPAGTYQYWADPYTLFVFEMALIGFAEHRRLQDWYNPGSMGKQYFLGLEKYLGGSGDPAYPGGPIFNPLGFGTKSEKEMKELKLKEIKNGRLAMLAFLGMSLQAIFTGVGPFQNLLDHLSDPVNNNILTSLKFH, encoded by the exons ATGGCGGCTCAGGGTCTTCTGTCAGGGAGGCAGCTGCTGGGGAGGCCACTGCAGTCTTCCATCTCCAGGTCGTCTTCCTCCCGGAAGTCCTCCTTCATCGTCAGGGCATCGTCCTCTCCCCCTGCCAAG CAAGGTGACAGGCAGCTATGGTTCGCGTCCAAGCAGTCCCTCACCTACCTTGACGGCAC TCTGCCCGGTGACTTTGGCTTCGACCCCTTGGGTCTGTCCGACCCAGAGGGCACCGGCGGCTTCATCGAGCCCAGGTGGCTGGCCTACGGCGAGATCTTCAACGGCCGGACGGCGATGATGGGGGTGGTGGGCATGATCGCCCCGGAGGCCCTGGGCAAGGTGGGTCTTGTCCCCTCAGAGACAGCCATCCCGTGGTTCCAGGCAGGCGCGATCCCGCCGGCGGGCACCTACCAGTACTGGGCTGACCCCTACACGCTATTCGTGTTCGAGATGGCGCTGATCGGGTTCGCCGAGCACCGGCGGCTCCAGGACTGGTACAACCCGGGCTCCATGGGTAAGCAGTACTTCCTGGGCCTCGAGAAGTACCTCGGCGGCTCCGGCGACCCAGCCTACCCCGGCGGCCCCATCTTCAACCCGCTCGGGTTCGGCACCAAGAGCGAGAAGGAGATGAAGGAGCTCAAGCTCAAGGAGATCAAGAACGGCCGCCTCGCCATGCTCGCCTTCCTAGGCATGTCCCTCCAGGCCATCTTCACCGGCGTCGGCCCCTTCCAGAACCTCCTCGACCACCTGTCCGACCCCGTCAACAACAACATCCTCACCAGCCTCAAGTTCCACTAG
- the LOC127307608 gene encoding uncharacterized protein, with translation MQISWSSTIVELILGLLWYLIHLLISLFDLWLHLSNYLECYLISSELLPKYRNIHFERLKYVGIVVDRREANNILKIKQLLQWLSTIGVKHVVLYDIEGVLKELLEPGIDAPRDEKSSYLDLNAHGRMHIECLSGSDGKEGIAKAANLLCSNFCNCDTHEHNKNAIAFTEADMASALRAVGSGGPEPDLLLVYGPVRCHLGFPVWRLRFTEIMHMGSLNSIKYGSVVKALYRFSQKYQNYGT, from the exons ATGCAGATATCTTGGTCATCCACGATAGTAGAGCTCATCTTAGGGCTGCTATGGTACCTCATCCACCTGCTGATCAGCCTTTTTGATTTGTGGTTGCATCTCAGTAATTATCTAGAATGCTATCTTATTTCGTCCGAGTTGCTGCCCAAGTACCGAAATATTCATTTTGAGAGACTTAAGTACGTGGGCATTGTAGTTGACAGAAGAGAAGCAAATAATATTTTGAAGATCAAGCAGCTTTTACAGTGGCTCTCAACTATTGGCGTTAAGCATGTAGTTCTCTATGACATTGAAG GAGTACTGAAGGAATTGCTTGAACCTGGTATAGATGCCCCAAGAGATGAGAAGTCAAGTTATTTA GATCTTAATGCACATGGAAGGATGCATATAGAGTGTCTTTCTGGTTCTGATGGTAAGGAAGGCATTGCTAAAGCAGCAAACTTACTGTGCTCAAATTTCTGCAATTGCGATACTCATGAACACAACAAGAATGCCATTGCATTTACCGAAGCTGACATGGCTAGTGCACTCAGAGCAGTGG GTAGTGGTGGGCCAGAACCTGATCTTCTTCTTGTGTATGGTCCTGTTAGATGTCATTTAGGATTTCCTGTATGGAGATTACGGTTCACAGAGATTAT GCATATGGGTTCACTGAATTCAATTAAATACGGTTCTGTTGTGAAGGCTTTGTATCGATTTTCGCAGAAATATCAAAATTATG GTACATGA